Within the Roseicitreum antarcticum genome, the region CCGCCGCGGCTGTGCGTACCGTAAATCGCATTGAGTCCCTGGATCAGCGCCGCAACCCCGCGCCGCGCCGACCACAAGGCGGCCCCGATCGAAATGACCGATGTCCAGCCCAATGTGCTGTCATTGGTCTGTACCAGCCTCAGCACCTGGTTTCGCAACAGCGTGTAGGCGTCTGTGGGGATGAAATCCGACAACAGTTCCAGTTGGTTCTGGATCAGCTGTGGATCGGTAAAGTATCCGAACAACGCGATGACGGCTGCCACTGCCGGAAAGATCGCCAGCATTGCAAAAAACGCCACCCCGGCCGAAACAAGGCCAAGGTGACGCCGCTGGATCAATTGCAAGGTATCACTCAGATGACGGAACGCATAAAATATTGCAGAAGCAAAAGTCATCCGTACTCAGATTTCAATGTCTGACAGCGTCTTCCCGGAAGCGAGCAATTCCGTTACCCAACGCGGCTTGCGCCCTCGCCCTGACCATTTTTGCGTCGGGTCGGTCGGGTTTGAATATTTCGCGACAACGGGTTTCGGTTTTTTCTTGCCTGATACCCCGGTCAGTTCCGCCAAGGTATATCCCTTGTCACGCGCGACCGCCTCGAGTTCCGCCAATGCTTCTTGGCGTTTGCGTTCTGAATAGGTTTCGATGGCGGCGCCAGTTTCTTTGTGGAGCTTCTTCAACTCTTTCAACGAAAGGCTGCTGATGTCGATTGTCATGGTTTATCCCCGGTGTTCTTGCCAAGCGTCAGTTCAGCCCGCAAAACTCTGAAAACACGGGCCATGATTTAGAAGGTGTTTACTTCCTCATTTTGCAAGTGTCGAGTCCACGCGATAGAATTGGAGTATCAAAAACGGGACACTGAAGGATTACCTTCATCAATAAAGCTGTTTGCTCAGCCTCAAAACTGCGGGGTCCGGTCGTTTCAAAGGTGAGCGCTGCGTAGGGTTGAAGCATATTCCCTCTGCGCCGCAGATGACATTCTATTGGCGGCACCGCAGGCTGGTGTGAGTTTTGACCAGATCGTATGTGCTTTATAAAGTCTCGCATCCACTCTGACATAAGCCGCTTGAAAAAACGGCTTCTTATTGGAATGCGATATAATGGGAACGAGATCTTGGGTCACATCTGGTGGGGTTTGCAGCAATGCAGTCGCAGACCCCGGCATACTTTTGTTGCATTAGAACGCGCCTCAACGAGGATCGCCGCACTGCGGCAGTCGTTGCTATCTGACGATCAGTTCCGCATGCAATGCGCCCGCTGCGTTGATGCTGTTGAGTATGTCAATCATCTCCCGTGGTGCAACGCCCAACGCATTCAGCCCTGCAACGACTTCGGCCAGTGATGTCCCTTCATTGATCTGAGCGAGACCGGTGCCGTCTTCTTCTTCAATATCAACGCGGGTTCGGGGTACAACAACAGTTTCGCCATCCGTAAAGGGGTTTGGCTGAACGACCATCGGTTCTTCCTCAACCCGCAGGGTCAGGCCGCCCTGCGCCACGGCGACCCGGCTGATCCGTACGGTATCGCCAATCACGATGGTCCCTGACCTTTGGTCTACAACGACACGGGCGCGCAATTGCGGTGCGATCTGAAGGTTCTCGATGCGCGTTAGCGCATGCGCGGGCGATCGTGCCCGCGTCGCCCCCACATCCAGAACGACCGTTCCTGCATCCAGCATTTCCGCGACCTCACGCCCGAAATCTGCATTGATCGCTTGCTCGATGCGGGCCGCAGTCGTGAAATCCGGGTAGCGCAGCGCCAGCCGTATGCGGGACAGTCCGCCGAAATCGAAATCGACTTCGCGCTCTACCCGGGCGCCGAGCGGGATGATACCCGCTGTCGGAACGCCCTGAACGACCGTCGCAGCCTCGCCTTCGGCTGAAACGCCGCCTGCCAGAATGGAACCCTGCGCGACCGCATATATCTGCCCATCCGCTCCATTCAGCGGGGTCATGACCAATGTGCCGCCCAGAAGGCTGGAGGCGTCACCGATTGCCGAAACCGTTACGTCGATACGCCCGCCGGTTCGTGAAAAAGGCGGTAAACTTGCCGTCACGATCACCGCCGCGACGTTCTGTGGCCTGAATTGCTCGCCAGTTACATTTACGCCCAGCCGTTCCAGAATATTTGCCATGATGTCTTCGGTGAATGGCGCATTCCGCATGCCGTCACCCGTACCATTCAATCCGACAACCAGCCCATATCCCAAAAGGTCATTGCCACGCACGCCGTCAAATTCGACCAGATCTTTCAGACGGACGTTCGCAGACGCCATGGTCGCTTGCGCAAGAATAAAGATGACTCCGATCAGGATGCGCATCATCGCATATACCCGACCAGCGACAGTCCCGCTGAACGCGCCGTCAATGTGTATATCGCGTCCAGCTGTGAAATTGCATTCTGAAGCGATGTGGCCGTTTCGAACTGATCGACGTCGGTCAGCGAATTGCGTGCTATATCAATTGCGGCATTGTTTGAAACCAGATGTACCCTGTTCGCCTCCACACTCTCCTGAATTTGCCCCACTGAAGCTGATAGGTTGATCAGCCCATAATCCGCCCCGAAAAGTTCCTGCCCCGCAGCCCGGATGACGGCGGCCTTACCAGTTTCGTTCAGCGGGGTGTCTGAAAGCACAGCTACCTTGGCGTATTGGGCCAGCACTTTTCGGATATCTGGTGTCGCGGCTGTTATCTCTGGTCCGAAGATGCCGGAGGATTGGTTGATCGCCAGTCTTTCGGTGGAAGCAGCACCGCCCAGATATGCATGTTGGTCATATTCGCCCCCTGGCGCCATGAACCAGTCCTCGACGGCAGAGATGATGTCTGACGCAACGGTCAGGCCCGAAACATGTGTCTGAACCCTAGCCAAAATGGCTGCACCCGATGTAAGGGCTGGTTGATCGTCGTCCACCCCTGCGAGCAGCGTTCGCCCTCCGGCTGATCCATTCAGATCGGCAACTGTTTGGGTGAACATGGTCCGCGCTTCGCTGATGGAGCGTTGGATTTTTCCACTATCGGCTTCGGTCCCCACTTGTAGGAAATCTACTGCCAGCTGTTTGACCGGTTGCGCAACCTTTTGCAAAACTGCCTGCATGGCGCTCAGATCTGTCGCAATTCTGGTCCCGTTCTTCAAAAAGGCAGTGTTCAACTGATGCTGGTGATGGAGTTCGGCAAAGCGGACATAGCTGCCCCGAAGGGCCGCATTGGTATCGGCTGCTTTGCCGGTCGACAGCGCGGTTGATAGCTGGGAGATGCGCAGCTTGGCGGCGCCGGCAGCGCGCTGGCTATGAAAGCCTTTGGCCATGTCGCCCAAGGTGATTCCGGTCATGATTTCAGATCTCCAGGATTGTACGCATCATTTCATCCACGGCCTGGATGACGCGGGCGTTTGCGGCATATGCCTGCTCCAGCCGCAACAGTTTTTGCATCTCTGCATCGGTGTCTACGCCGCCACGCTTGATCAGTTCCAGCAATTCGGAATCGCGCCCGGCTGCATAGCTATGGGAGATTTCTGCGCTGTAACTCGCCGAGCCGATATGTGATGCGAAAGCGGTGGTATGGCCTAATACGCTATGGGCCGGGCTGCCGGGCGTCAGCGGTTTCCTTGTTTCCAGAGCGTCACCAAGCCTTAGAAGCAAGGTCGTCTCGCCGGTTGGCGCCGGGGTTGTGGCGCCCATCCCGCTGCGCAGCCTCCAGTCCGCTTCGCCATTCGCGGCGGCGATCAGCGGGTTCAGTTTCAGCCGACCAGCCGACCCCGCAAGCTCCACCGGGGTTGCGACGGCACCGTCGATCGTGAAAAGCCCGGGCTGATTGGTGGGAAGGGTCGGGTCGATCAGTGGGTCCGCGAAGCGGTTGACCAGATCCTGGGCCAGCGTGTCGAGCCGCATTTGTGCGTCGGGGGCAAGCGTGTCGCGCATGTCGATGGCGGCGGCAAGCGTCCCGCCCGCTATCCTGGTAGAGGTCAGCGAGATTTCGTGACCATTCACAGTCAGCCCCGACAATTCACCGCCCGCAGCCGTCATGGTCGAATCCAGGGCGCGCGCGGGGGCAAATCCGAAGACTGCGGGCTTGTGATCCAGCAGCACAAGCCCGCCCGTCGTCATCAGTTCGATGCGTCCGCCTTCGCGTTTGATTTCAGTAATCGGCACGATTTCCGAAAGGGAAGACACCACCGCCTGTCGCATGTCCATCAGTCCCAGCGCATCGCGGCCTTCGGCGACCGCCCGGCGGATGGACTTGTTCAGCGCCTCGACCTTTTGTAGACCGGCATTCAGACTTTCGACATTCTGCCCGATTGCCTGGTCTGCCGCCATGCGCTGTTTCTGGATGTAGCTTTCGGTGTCCTGAATCTTTTGCACGATAGCGTCGGCCGCCCGCCGGACATTTGCAAGTTTGGCCCCGCTTTCGGAATTGGCCGCAGCGTCTTGCAGGGCAAATGCAAGCCCTGAAATGCGCTGTGTTAGCGATCCCGCGTGGTCCGGGGTGCCGATCTGGCGGTCGAGGGCCTGCCAGAATTCCTGAAGCATGCCGGTGCCTGCGGCGCCGGCATGCGCCTGTCGGCGCAGCTCCAGCAAGCCTTGATCCAATGCGCGATCCACGCTGGCAATTCTGACCCCGCTGGTGTTGGGGCGGGATGCCAGCACGAGGGATCGCACGCCGTAATCGTCAGTCGCGGCGTTGGCAACGTTGGTGGAAACCGCCTGAATTCCCCGGGAGACGGCAGATAATCCTGAAACCGCAGCATTCAGGGCGTAGCTTAAGGTCATGTTTCAAATCCCGTTGGTGCTCAGCTGTGCAGGCGCAAGAATCAGCGTTTGATGTTGGTGGTTTCCTGCAACATCTCATCCACCGTCTGGATGACCTTCGCATTGGACGAATACGCGCGCTGGGTCCGGATCAGCTGCGTCAGTTCCGCCGCCACATCTGCGGCGGATTCCTGAAGGGCAAAGCCCACGATGCCGCCTGTCGGCCCGTCCCCCGCGTTCCACAGGAAGAACGGGCCGCTGGCTTGCGAGATCTGATAGGTCTGGCTGTCGAGCGATCGCAGGCCGTTCTGGTTGGGAACGTTGATGAGCGGGATCTGATAGATCACACGGCTGAAGCCCTGATCGTTGATGGAGCGGACAAAGCCGTTTTCATCGACGTTGACGCTGACCAGGTTGCCTGTCGCCGATCCGTTCTTGGTGATCGACACGGGCACGAAGGACGAGGCAAGTTGCGTCAGGCCGGTAGATGTGCCGGGCATCCCGACCTCGACCTCGATCACTTGATCGCCGATGTCCAGGGCAAACCTTCCGGTGGCGGGATCGTAGTTTCCGCCAAGGCCCGCTGCGGTGCGCGTCACGTTTGACAGCGTGCCACCGTTGGTGGAGGCCGCGTTGAAGTTTACCGTGTATTCACCGATCACTGCATCTGCATTGCGCGGATTGGTGAAGCGCATGGTCCAGGTATTGGTCGAGGTTGCCGGGTCCAGTGTCGGTTCAAACACGATATTGATGGTTTCCGGCGTGCCGAGGTTGCTGAAATATTCCATCGACAGCGCATAGGGTTCGCCACTGGCTTCGGGGCGCGTCGCGGTGGCGGGCAAGTTCACCGCCATGGATACCAGATTGGTCGGGTTGCCGGTAAACGCGCCCGCCTGCACCCGTATCGGTTCCAGCCCACCCATGGCGTCGCGCGGGAAGGCGCCTACATTGCCGTTCGCATCAGCGGGCCAGCCCAGCAGGACCAGCCCGGATGCGGTGCGCAGAACACC harbors:
- a CDS encoding H-NS histone family protein, whose amino-acid sequence is MTIDISSLSLKELKKLHKETGAAIETYSERKRQEALAELEAVARDKGYTLAELTGVSGKKKPKPVVAKYSNPTDPTQKWSGRGRKPRWVTELLASGKTLSDIEI
- a CDS encoding flagellar basal body P-ring protein FlgI produces the protein MMRILIGVIFILAQATMASANVRLKDLVEFDGVRGNDLLGYGLVVGLNGTGDGMRNAPFTEDIMANILERLGVNVTGEQFRPQNVAAVIVTASLPPFSRTGGRIDVTVSAIGDASSLLGGTLVMTPLNGADGQIYAVAQGSILAGGVSAEGEAATVVQGVPTAGIIPLGARVEREVDFDFGGLSRIRLALRYPDFTTAARIEQAINADFGREVAEMLDAGTVVLDVGATRARSPAHALTRIENLQIAPQLRARVVVDQRSGTIVIGDTVRISRVAVAQGGLTLRVEEEPMVVQPNPFTDGETVVVPRTRVDIEEEDGTGLAQINEGTSLAEVVAGLNALGVAPREMIDILNSINAAGALHAELIVR
- the flgK gene encoding flagellar hook-associated protein FlgK, whose translation is MTLSYALNAAVSGLSAVSRGIQAVSTNVANAATDDYGVRSLVLASRPNTSGVRIASVDRALDQGLLELRRQAHAGAAGTGMLQEFWQALDRQIGTPDHAGSLTQRISGLAFALQDAAANSESGAKLANVRRAADAIVQKIQDTESYIQKQRMAADQAIGQNVESLNAGLQKVEALNKSIRRAVAEGRDALGLMDMRQAVVSSLSEIVPITEIKREGGRIELMTTGGLVLLDHKPAVFGFAPARALDSTMTAAGGELSGLTVNGHEISLTSTRIAGGTLAAAIDMRDTLAPDAQMRLDTLAQDLVNRFADPLIDPTLPTNQPGLFTIDGAVATPVELAGSAGRLKLNPLIAAANGEADWRLRSGMGATTPAPTGETTLLLRLGDALETRKPLTPGSPAHSVLGHTTAFASHIGSASYSAEISHSYAAGRDSELLELIKRGGVDTDAEMQKLLRLEQAYAANARVIQAVDEMMRTILEI
- a CDS encoding flagellar hook protein FlgE, which translates into the protein MTISSSMSAGLAGLTSNAARLAGISDNIANSGTHGYRRVETQFSSMVLSSSAAGSYAAGGVRNTTHRLIDQSGPMINTQNSTDLAVNGRGFLPVTTVTAVGSGAGTLPLMLTGTGSFRPDAEGVLRTASGLVLLGWPADANGNVGAFPRDAMGGLEPIRVQAGAFTGNPTNLVSMAVNLPATATRPEASGEPYALSMEYFSNLGTPETINIVFEPTLDPATSTNTWTMRFTNPRNADAVIGEYTVNFNAASTNGGTLSNVTRTAAGLGGNYDPATGRFALDIGDQVIEVEVGMPGTSTGLTQLASSFVPVSITKNGSATGNLVSVNVDENGFVRSINDQGFSRVIYQIPLINVPNQNGLRSLDSQTYQISQASGPFFLWNAGDGPTGGIVGFALQESAADVAAELTQLIRTQRAYSSNAKVIQTVDEMLQETTNIKR